The following are from one region of the Etheostoma spectabile isolate EspeVRDwgs_2016 chromosome 17, UIUC_Espe_1.0, whole genome shotgun sequence genome:
- the LOC116704872 gene encoding uncharacterized protein LOC116704872 isoform X3 yields the protein MASLKYKGSPRKKTNSELDVIVSSLREENAYLKKTLVELSRQHSEHNKLIERFLSLETVRLESCQQLTAKDEKVALLSKQLSKKEGKLMDVVSMRRKRSISSYSRDIEEIKNKLVSVSTRCQYLESKVAQKKDSTSDEWTSTNTTIELQNHLNYALEKNKQWLEYDQQREAYVRATLARMLWLEKELNKANQARSQQHNEDHSDVRERISQVQEHYESLLQKAKDELEVLREQLDMAHQNLKVTQDWCKEKESEVEELKQQLQTENISIKSAPEDHHCSEDEEQWLTAETEDLQCRLDEEKRRSTNFEMQLTFFQKCLKNCHSEDQEKIADLERQARHSDHVATTIFETLTITAVFLVSVASNAGAAALVTWECRLLANKTILTLNLFVADLLFVSMIPLIVAVRWTESWMLGFTACHTVLYVICMSGCATITTLASISVERVQAILRLQAVPILNRRVVIATLFFIWAFSALTSIPLSIFFTVMEVDFPEQKHVHICTLRWPDTTAEIVWNVTFTALCFLLPGFIIVVSYSKILQIAKRCRLGLRDRQPVRNSLEYHVSRQDMKLFRTLLVLVLSFLIMWSPIFIVTFLILARNFLDNLDVSSTMFFWVVTFTLANSALNPILYSVRQFKKVWRRFCCDSVIVPLSSGQVQGIQP from the exons ATGGCGTCCTTGAAATATAAAGGTTCCCCCAGGAAAAAGACCAACTCAGAGCTTGATGTGATTGTCAGCAGTCTAAGGGAGGAGAATGCCTATCTGAAGAAAACCCTGGTTGAGTTGTCTCGTCAACATTCAGAACACAATAAGCTCATAGAG AGATTCCTCTCTCTTGAAACTGTTAGGCTAGAGAGTTGTCAGCAGCTCACAGCCAAAGATGAGAAGGTTGCGTTGCTGTCAAAGCAGCTGAGTAAGAAAGAAGGAAAGCTGATGGACGTAGTGAGtatgaggagaaagagaagcaTATCCAGTTACTCCAGAGATATTGAAGAAATCAAGAACAAGCTTGTGAGCGTCTCAACTAGGTGTCAATATCTTGAGAGCAAAGTTGCACAGAAGAAG GACTCGACTTCAGATGAATGGACCTCAACCAACACCACAATAGAGCTCCAAAATCACCTAAATTAT GCCTTGGAGAAGAACAAGCAGTGGCTGGAATATGACCAGCAGAGAGAGGCCTATGTGAGGGCAACTCTGGCCAGAATGTTATGGCTGGAGAAAGAGCTGAACAAAGCCAATCAGGCTCGCTCACAGCAACACAATGAGGACCATTCAGATG TGAGGGAGCGAATAAGCCAGGTGCAGGAGCACTATGAAAGTCTCTTGCAGAAAGCCAAAGACGAGCTGGAGGTGCTCAGGGAGCAGCTCGACATGGCCCACCAGAACCTGAAAGTTACCCAAGACTG GTGCAAAGAAAAGGAGAGCGAGGTGGAAGAGCTCAAGCAGCAGCTGCAAACTGAAAATATCAGCATAAAAAGTGCACCTGAAGATCATCATTGCTCTGAGGATGAAGAACAATGGCTGACTGCTGAGACCGAAGACCTCCAGTGCAGACTGGATGAGGAGAAGCGCAGGTCAACTAACTTTGAGATGCAG TTGACATTCTTTCAGAAGTGCTTGAAAAATTGTCACAGTGAAGACCAGGAAAAGATTGCAGATCTGGAGCGACAG GCGCGTCACTCAGATCATGTTGCCACCACTATTTTCGAGACCCTGACTATCACTGCTGTTTTCCTGGTCTCCGTGGCATCAAATGCAGGAGCTGCAGCCCTGGTAACCTGGGAATGCAGACTGCTGGCCAACAAGACCATCCTGACCCTCAACTTGTTTGTGGCCGACCTGCTGTTTGTCAGCATGATCCCACTGATTGTGGCAGTGCGGTGGACTGAGTCCTGGATGTTGGGGTTTACGGCCTGTCACACTGTGCTGTATGTCATCTGTATGAGCGGCTGTGCCACCatcaccaccctggcctccatcAGTGTGGAAAGGGTCCAAGCCATCCTTCGGCTGCAAGCTGTGCCCATTTTAAaccgcagagtggtgattgccaccctcttcttcatctggGCCTTTTCTGCACTCACCTCCATACCCCTCAGTATTTTCTTCACAGTGATGGAAGTGGATTTCCCTGAGCAG AAACATGTACACATTTGTACTCTCAGGTGGCCCGACACAACTGCAGAGATTGTGTGGAACGTGACCTTCACTGCCCTGTGCTTTCTTCTCCCAGGATTTATAATTGTGGTCAGTTACAGCAAAATATTACAG ATTGCCAAAAGATGTAGGCTAGGGCtcagagacagacagccagTTAGAAACTCCCTTGAGTACCATGTGTCCCGCCAGGATATGAAGCTCTTCCGTACCCTTCTGGTCCTTGTGCTCTCTTTCTTAATCATGTGGAGCCCTATTTTCATCGTCACCTTCCTCATCCTGGCCAGGAACTTCCTGGATAATCTAGATGTTTCTTCTACCATGTTCTTCTGGGTGGTAACATTCACATTGGCCAACTCAGCCCTCAATCCCATCCTTTACTCAGTCCGCCAGTTCAAGAAAGTCTGGCGCAGGTTCTGCTGTGACTCTGTTATTGTACCACTGAGCAGTGGTCAAGTGCAAGGGATACAGCCATGA
- the LOC116704872 gene encoding free fatty acid receptor 4 isoform X6 — translation MASLKYKGSPRKKTNSELDVIVSSLREENAYLKKTLVELSRQHSEHNKLIEDSTSDEWTSTNTTIELQNHLNYALEKNKQWLEYDQQREAYVRATLARMLWLEKELNKANQARSQQHNEDHSDVRERISQVQEHYESLLQKAKDELEVLREQLDMAHQNLKVTQDWCKEKESEVEELKQQLQTENISIKSAPEDHHCSEDEEQWLTAETEDLQCRLDEEKRRSTNFEMQLTFFQKCLKNCHSEDQEKIADLERQARHSDHVATTIFETLTITAVFLVSVASNAGAAALVTWECRLLANKTILTLNLFVADLLFVSMIPLIVAVRWTESWMLGFTACHTVLYVICMSGCATITTLASISVERVQAILRLQAVPILNRRVVIATLFFIWAFSALTSIPLSIFFTVMEVDFPEQKHVHICTLRWPDTTAEIVWNVTFTALCFLLPGFIIVVSYSKILQIAKRCRLGLRDRQPVRNSLEYHVSRQDMKLFRTLLVLVLSFLIMWSPIFIVTFLILARNFLDNLDVSSTMFFWVVTFTLANSALNPILYSVRQFKKVWRRFCCDSVIVPLSSGQVQGIQP, via the exons ATGGCGTCCTTGAAATATAAAGGTTCCCCCAGGAAAAAGACCAACTCAGAGCTTGATGTGATTGTCAGCAGTCTAAGGGAGGAGAATGCCTATCTGAAGAAAACCCTGGTTGAGTTGTCTCGTCAACATTCAGAACACAATAAGCTCATAGAG GACTCGACTTCAGATGAATGGACCTCAACCAACACCACAATAGAGCTCCAAAATCACCTAAATTAT GCCTTGGAGAAGAACAAGCAGTGGCTGGAATATGACCAGCAGAGAGAGGCCTATGTGAGGGCAACTCTGGCCAGAATGTTATGGCTGGAGAAAGAGCTGAACAAAGCCAATCAGGCTCGCTCACAGCAACACAATGAGGACCATTCAGATG TGAGGGAGCGAATAAGCCAGGTGCAGGAGCACTATGAAAGTCTCTTGCAGAAAGCCAAAGACGAGCTGGAGGTGCTCAGGGAGCAGCTCGACATGGCCCACCAGAACCTGAAAGTTACCCAAGACTG GTGCAAAGAAAAGGAGAGCGAGGTGGAAGAGCTCAAGCAGCAGCTGCAAACTGAAAATATCAGCATAAAAAGTGCACCTGAAGATCATCATTGCTCTGAGGATGAAGAACAATGGCTGACTGCTGAGACCGAAGACCTCCAGTGCAGACTGGATGAGGAGAAGCGCAGGTCAACTAACTTTGAGATGCAG TTGACATTCTTTCAGAAGTGCTTGAAAAATTGTCACAGTGAAGACCAGGAAAAGATTGCAGATCTGGAGCGACAG GCGCGTCACTCAGATCATGTTGCCACCACTATTTTCGAGACCCTGACTATCACTGCTGTTTTCCTGGTCTCCGTGGCATCAAATGCAGGAGCTGCAGCCCTGGTAACCTGGGAATGCAGACTGCTGGCCAACAAGACCATCCTGACCCTCAACTTGTTTGTGGCCGACCTGCTGTTTGTCAGCATGATCCCACTGATTGTGGCAGTGCGGTGGACTGAGTCCTGGATGTTGGGGTTTACGGCCTGTCACACTGTGCTGTATGTCATCTGTATGAGCGGCTGTGCCACCatcaccaccctggcctccatcAGTGTGGAAAGGGTCCAAGCCATCCTTCGGCTGCAAGCTGTGCCCATTTTAAaccgcagagtggtgattgccaccctcttcttcatctggGCCTTTTCTGCACTCACCTCCATACCCCTCAGTATTTTCTTCACAGTGATGGAAGTGGATTTCCCTGAGCAG AAACATGTACACATTTGTACTCTCAGGTGGCCCGACACAACTGCAGAGATTGTGTGGAACGTGACCTTCACTGCCCTGTGCTTTCTTCTCCCAGGATTTATAATTGTGGTCAGTTACAGCAAAATATTACAG ATTGCCAAAAGATGTAGGCTAGGGCtcagagacagacagccagTTAGAAACTCCCTTGAGTACCATGTGTCCCGCCAGGATATGAAGCTCTTCCGTACCCTTCTGGTCCTTGTGCTCTCTTTCTTAATCATGTGGAGCCCTATTTTCATCGTCACCTTCCTCATCCTGGCCAGGAACTTCCTGGATAATCTAGATGTTTCTTCTACCATGTTCTTCTGGGTGGTAACATTCACATTGGCCAACTCAGCCCTCAATCCCATCCTTTACTCAGTCCGCCAGTTCAAGAAAGTCTGGCGCAGGTTCTGCTGTGACTCTGTTATTGTACCACTGAGCAGTGGTCAAGTGCAAGGGATACAGCCATGA
- the LOC116704872 gene encoding centrosomal protein of 55 kDa isoform X8, with the protein MICPMPYNDSLACCLPSQNLPPEVIEMASLKYKGSPRKKTNSELDVIVSSLREENAYLKKTLVELSRQHSEHNKLIERFLSLETVRLESCQQLTAKDEKVALLSKQLSKKEGKLMDVVSMRRKRSISSYSRDIEEIKNKLVSVSTRCQYLESKVAQKKDSTSDEWTSTNTTIELQNHLNYALEKNKQWLEYDQQREAYVRATLARMLWLEKELNKANQARSQQHNEDHSDVRERISQVQEHYESLLQKAKDELEVLREQLDMAHQNLKVTQDWCKEKESEVEELKQQLQTENISIKSAPEDHHCSEDEEQWLTAETEDLQCRLDEEKRRSTNFEMQKCLKNCHSEDQEKIADLERQINIYSQDLEDEKENCSYLKKQMVRVLRKLQKDPGTKLSKRNQQDGNSCEAAHTPSLCSRDSLTRSPPSSLLNESFLECPSCRTEFPASHYRELLSHLDDCVD; encoded by the exons ATGATTTGTCCAATGCCATACAATGACAGTTTAGCTTGCTGCCTTCCCTCCCAGAACCTCCCACCCGAG GTGATTGAGATGGCGTCCTTGAAATATAAAGGTTCCCCCAGGAAAAAGACCAACTCAGAGCTTGATGTGATTGTCAGCAGTCTAAGGGAGGAGAATGCCTATCTGAAGAAAACCCTGGTTGAGTTGTCTCGTCAACATTCAGAACACAATAAGCTCATAGAG AGATTCCTCTCTCTTGAAACTGTTAGGCTAGAGAGTTGTCAGCAGCTCACAGCCAAAGATGAGAAGGTTGCGTTGCTGTCAAAGCAGCTGAGTAAGAAAGAAGGAAAGCTGATGGACGTAGTGAGtatgaggagaaagagaagcaTATCCAGTTACTCCAGAGATATTGAAGAAATCAAGAACAAGCTTGTGAGCGTCTCAACTAGGTGTCAATATCTTGAGAGCAAAGTTGCACAGAAGAAG GACTCGACTTCAGATGAATGGACCTCAACCAACACCACAATAGAGCTCCAAAATCACCTAAATTAT GCCTTGGAGAAGAACAAGCAGTGGCTGGAATATGACCAGCAGAGAGAGGCCTATGTGAGGGCAACTCTGGCCAGAATGTTATGGCTGGAGAAAGAGCTGAACAAAGCCAATCAGGCTCGCTCACAGCAACACAATGAGGACCATTCAGATG TGAGGGAGCGAATAAGCCAGGTGCAGGAGCACTATGAAAGTCTCTTGCAGAAAGCCAAAGACGAGCTGGAGGTGCTCAGGGAGCAGCTCGACATGGCCCACCAGAACCTGAAAGTTACCCAAGACTG GTGCAAAGAAAAGGAGAGCGAGGTGGAAGAGCTCAAGCAGCAGCTGCAAACTGAAAATATCAGCATAAAAAGTGCACCTGAAGATCATCATTGCTCTGAGGATGAAGAACAATGGCTGACTGCTGAGACCGAAGACCTCCAGTGCAGACTGGATGAGGAGAAGCGCAGGTCAACTAACTTTGAGATGCAG AAGTGCTTGAAAAATTGTCACAGTGAAGACCAGGAAAAGATTGCAGATCTGGAGCGACAG atCAACATTTATTCACAAGACCTTGAGGATGAGAAGGAGAATTGTTCGTATTTAAAGAAGCAAATGGTCAGAGTCCTGAGGAAACTGCAGAAAGACCCTGGGACAAAATTGTCAAAG AGAAATCAGCAGGATGGCAACTCATGTGAAGCAGCACACACACCCTCGCTGTGCTCCAGAGACAGCCTTACACGCTCCCCCCCCAGCAGCTTACTCAATGAAAGCTTCCTGGAGTGTCCCAGCTGCCGGACCGAGTTTCCTGCCTCTCACTACAGAGAACTGCTGAGCCACCTAGATGACTGTGTTGACTGA